A single region of the Sorex araneus isolate mSorAra2 chromosome 7, mSorAra2.pri, whole genome shotgun sequence genome encodes:
- the RAMP3 gene encoding receptor activity-modifying protein 3 → MGPGLLLPLLLLLCGGGAPVGGCNETRMLELLPQCQAAFSASMHSVAVWKWCDLAEFIVYYESFTNCTEVESNAVGCYWPNPLVQTFLTSVHRQFFSNCSVDREHWEDPPDEVLVPLIALPILLTVAMAALVVWRSKHTDQPL, encoded by the exons GAGGCGGCGCCCCCGTGGGGGGCTGCAATGAGACGCGCATGCTGGAGCTGCTGCCGCAGTGCCAGGCCGCCTTCTCCGCCAGCATGCACTCGGTGGCCGTGTGGAAGTGGTGTGACCTGGCCGAGTTCATCGT GTACTACGAGAGCTTCACCAACTGCACTGAGGTGGAGTCCAACGCCGTGGGCTGCTACTGGCCCAATCCCCTGGTCCAGACCTTTCTCACCAGCGTGCACCGGCAATTTTTCTCCAACTGCTCCGTGGACAGGGAGCACTGGGAGGACCCCCCTGACGAGGTGCTGGTCCCCCTCATCGCCCTGCCCATTCTGCTGACTGTGGCCATGGCCGCGCTGGTGGTGTGGCGCAGCAAACACACAGACCAACCACTGTGA